The proteins below are encoded in one region of Archocentrus centrarchus isolate MPI-CPG fArcCen1 chromosome 13, fArcCen1, whole genome shotgun sequence:
- the mettl16 gene encoding RNA N(6)-adenosine-methyltransferase mettl16 — MALNKSMHPRNRYKDKPPDFAYLASKYPDFQQHVHTSLTGRAVVNFKEPEAVRALTCTLLKEDFGLTIEIPLERLIPTVPLRLNYIHWVEDLTDGQKQPRRGIDIGTGASCIYPLLGATMNGWYFLATEVDDICFDYATKNVEQNNLSDLVKVVKVPQKTLLMDALKEETEMVYDFCMCNPPFFANQLEAKGVNSRNSRRPPPSSVNTGGVTEIMAEGGELEFVKRIIHDSLQLKKRLRWYSCMLGKKCSLAPLKEELRKQGVPKVTHTEFCQGRTMRWALAWSFYDDVVVPSPPSKKCKLEKARKPLSFTLPEAGLKELQAKASALGCTGHSPVDSITALVEKTLTDLRVLHKRVPCKKQEQSLFLTAVENTWIHVRQNRREQKRQLRELPRAPHCAGTASQTTVTTGAPGTPPTSQNQPTSAPNISSQNENAETKSKPPDEPVKEVSESTTGEQKEVLENVTGEDVDMESSTCTEMGEEANPTETPAAASELPSKRPASPGAVKHFLFKCLLNVIQDQSDVVIEMHWVEGLNRDLMNQLCTYLKNTLLKSVAKC, encoded by the exons ATGGCTCTGAATAAGTCCATGCATCCTCGGAACCGTTACAAGGACAAACCACCCGACTTCGCTTACCTGGCCTCCAAATACCCAGACTTCCAGCAGCACGTGCACACCAGCCTCACGGGAAGAGCCGT agTGAATTTCAAAGAGCCGGAGGCAGTGCGAGCACTGACCTGCACCCTATTAAAGGAGGACTTTGGTTTGACCATCGAGATCCCTCTGGAGCGACTCATACCCACTGTCCCTTTGCGCCTCAACTACATCCATTGGGTGGAGGACCTCACTGATGGCCAGAAGCAGCCACGCAGGGGCATCGACATTG GCACCGGGGCATCCTGTATCTACCCCTTGCTGGGAGCCACAATGAACGGCTGGTACTTCCTTGCCACAGAGGTGGACGACATCTGCTTTGACTATGCTACCAAAAATGTGGAGCAGAACAACCTGTCTGACCTGGTGAAAG TTGTCAAAGTCCCTCAGAAGACTTTATTGATGGATGCCTtgaaagaagaaacagaaatggTGTATGACTTCTGCATGTGCAACCCTCCTTTTTTTGCCAACCAGCTAGAAGCAAAG GGGGTAAACTCCAGGAACTCGCGGCGGCCTCCTCCCAGTTCTGTGAACACGGGCGGGGTGACAGAGATCATGGCAGAGGGAGGAGAACTGGAGTTTGTCAAGAGGATCATTCATGACAGCCTGCAGCTCAAGAAACGCCTTCG GTGGTACAGCTGCATGTTGGGGAAGAAGTGCAGCCTAGCACCTTTGAAAGAGGAGCTGAGGAAGCAAGGG GTACCTAAAGTGACCCACACTGAGTTCTGCCAGGGCCGGACCATGCGGTGGGCACTAGCTTGGAGTTTCTATGATGATGTGGTTGTTCCG TCCCCTCCCAGTAAGAAGTGTAAACTAGAGAAGGCACGGAAACCCCTTTCGTTCACACTGCCAGAGGCGGGACTGAAGGAGCTCCAAGCTAAGGCCTCAGCTTTAGGATGTACAGGCCACAGCCCTGTGGACAGCATCACTGCTCTGGTAGAGAAGACACTCACTGATCTGCGG GTGCTGCACAAACGGGTCCCTTGCAAAAAGCAGGAGCAGAGCCTCTTTCTGACAGCTGTGGAGAACACCTGGATCCATGTACGTCAGAATAGACGCGAACAGAAGCGTCAGTTGCGAGAGCTTCCCAGGGCGCCGCACTGTGCTGGAACCGCTTCACAAACCACCGTAACCACAGGCGCTCCGGGCACACCCCCAACCTCCCAAAACCAGCCCACCTCTGCACCAAACATCAGCAGCCAGAACGAGAACGCTGAGACCAAAAGTAAGCCTCCAGATGAGCCGGTTAAAGAAGTGTCAGAGAGCACGACCGGGGAACAAAAAGAGGTTCTTGAAAATGTAACGGGTGAGGATGTGGATATGGAGTCCTCCACCTGCACAGAAATGGGGGAGGAAGCGAATCCAACGGAAACACCTGCTGCAGCGAGCGAACTGCCCTCCAAACGCCCAGCGAGCCCCGGCGCTGtcaaacacttcctgtttaagTGTTTGCTGAACGTGATCCAGGATCAGAGCGATGTGGTGATTGAGATGCACTGGGTCGAGGGTCTGAACAGAGACCTGATGAACCAGCTGTGCACTTACCTGAAGAACACACTTTTAAAATCTGTCGCAAAGTGCTGA